One window of Camelina sativa cultivar DH55 chromosome 4, Cs, whole genome shotgun sequence genomic DNA carries:
- the LOC104782947 gene encoding ARGOS-like protein, whose product MIRDISSLQNDIINIQEHCSLNNNNNDNMDMRRDNRKNISFRGSAPAPIMRKQELFRTLSSQNSPRRLISASYFSLESMVLLVGLTASLLILPLILPPLPPPPFMLLLVPIGIMVLLMVLAFMPSSNSKHVVVTSSSSSTFM is encoded by the coding sequence ATGATTCGTGATATCTCAAGTCTACAAAACGACATCATAAACATTCAAGAACACTGTTcactcaacaacaacaacaacgacaacatGGACATGAGAAGAGATAACCGGAAGAACATCAGTTTTCGTGGATCAGCTCCAGCTCCGATCATGAGGAAGCAAGAACTGTTTCGGACATTGTCGTCACAGAACAGTCCGAGGAGGCTAATATCAGCTAGTTACTTCAGTTTGGAATCAATGGTTTTGCTTGTTGGTCTCACTGCATCTCTCTTGATCTTACCCTTGATTCTTCCCCCATTGCCTCCTCCTCCGTTTATGCTGCTTTTGGTTCCTATTGGGATTATGGTTTTGCTTATGGTTCTTGCTTTCATGCCTTCTTCTAACTCCAAACATGTAGTagtaacttcttcttcttcttccacttttaTGTAA